The Paucidesulfovibrio gracilis DSM 16080 genome window below encodes:
- a CDS encoding long-chain-fatty-acid--CoA ligase, whose amino-acid sequence MADFEYPWLKSYDPNVPYHIDYESRPLFEFLEQTARRWPKRTAIVFQNFKLTYAKLNKLSKIFAANLRSRGLRPGDRVAVMLPNSPMAVIAYWGILRAGGVIVMTNPLYMETEIIHQFNDSGAKFLIMLDLLWPKIDKLRKEIPIEKFLVTSIADCLRFPLNWLYRVKLRREGKRPRVPFDGKTVFAFKQMLKGRETFTCRGIDPANDLALLQYTGGTTGVPKGCMITHDNLAANMQQCRAQLHKLDQKQGERFIAVLPYFHIYGLTVCLNVPTILGSTAHIFPRYVPKDLLKAIHKHKPTIFPGAPSVYISLLQQKNLAKFNLRSIKYCISGSAPMPVEYIEQFKEVTGAEIIEGYGLSEASPITHLNPFVGERKNGSIGLPFPDTEAKVVDMVVGGEELPPGKMGELVLRGPQVMKGYYNRPDDTADVLRNGWLYTGDIATMDEQGYFRIVDRRKDLIISAGYNIYPREIDEVLYQHPKIKEAVAVGIPSETRGEIVKVYLVLHDDEELTKSDIMAYCREKLAGYKVPRKVEFRDDLPKTMVGKVLRRALREEEEAKIKAREERKAERRAKKQAAQAQEELRGTDEADNPADAG is encoded by the coding sequence ATGGCGGATTTTGAATATCCCTGGCTCAAAAGCTACGATCCCAACGTCCCGTATCACATCGACTACGAGTCCCGGCCCCTGTTCGAATTCCTTGAACAGACCGCCCGACGCTGGCCCAAACGGACCGCCATCGTCTTTCAAAATTTCAAGCTCACCTACGCCAAGCTCAACAAACTGAGCAAAATCTTTGCGGCGAATCTTCGCTCCCGCGGGTTGCGCCCCGGCGACAGAGTGGCCGTGATGCTGCCCAACTCCCCCATGGCCGTAATCGCCTACTGGGGCATTCTGCGGGCGGGCGGGGTCATTGTCATGACCAACCCGCTCTACATGGAAACCGAGATCATCCACCAGTTCAATGACTCAGGCGCCAAATTTTTGATCATGCTGGATCTGCTTTGGCCCAAGATCGACAAACTGCGCAAGGAAATCCCTATTGAAAAATTCCTTGTGACCAGCATTGCCGACTGTCTGCGCTTCCCGCTGAACTGGCTCTACCGCGTTAAACTCCGCCGCGAGGGCAAGCGGCCCCGCGTGCCGTTTGACGGTAAAACCGTGTTTGCCTTCAAACAGATGCTCAAAGGGCGGGAGACCTTTACCTGCCGCGGCATCGACCCGGCCAACGACCTGGCCCTGCTGCAATACACCGGCGGCACCACAGGCGTTCCCAAAGGGTGCATGATCACCCATGACAACCTGGCCGCCAACATGCAGCAGTGCCGTGCACAGTTGCACAAACTGGACCAAAAGCAAGGGGAACGCTTTATCGCAGTGCTCCCCTATTTTCATATCTATGGCCTGACCGTCTGCCTGAACGTCCCGACCATCCTCGGGTCCACCGCCCACATCTTCCCTCGCTACGTTCCCAAAGATCTGCTCAAGGCCATCCACAAGCACAAGCCCACCATCTTTCCGGGCGCCCCCTCGGTCTACATCTCCCTGCTGCAACAAAAGAACCTGGCCAAGTTCAACCTGCGCTCCATCAAGTACTGCATCTCAGGCTCCGCGCCCATGCCCGTGGAATACATCGAGCAGTTCAAGGAAGTGACCGGAGCGGAAATCATCGAAGGCTACGGCCTGTCCGAGGCATCGCCCATCACGCACCTGAACCCGTTCGTTGGCGAACGCAAGAACGGATCCATCGGTCTGCCCTTCCCGGATACGGAGGCCAAAGTCGTGGACATGGTGGTGGGCGGCGAAGAACTCCCCCCGGGGAAAATGGGCGAACTGGTTCTGCGCGGTCCGCAGGTCATGAAGGGGTACTACAATCGGCCCGACGACACCGCGGACGTGCTGCGCAACGGCTGGCTCTACACCGGCGACATCGCCACCATGGACGAGCAGGGCTATTTCCGCATCGTGGACCGGCGCAAGGATCTGATCATCTCCGCCGGATACAACATTTACCCGCGTGAAATCGACGAGGTGCTCTACCAGCATCCCAAAATCAAAGAAGCCGTTGCCGTGGGCATCCCTTCGGAAACCCGCGGGGAAATCGTCAAGGTCTACCTTGTACTGCATGATGACGAAGAACTGACCAAATCGGACATCATGGCCTATTGCCGCGAAAAGCTCGCCGGGTACAAGGTTCCCCGCAAAGTGGAATTCCGCGACGACCTGCCCAAGACCATGGTGGGCAAAGTGCTTCGCCGCGCCCTGCGCGAGGAAGAGGAAGCCAAGATCAAGGCCCGCGAAGAGCGCAAAGCCGAACGCCGGGCAAAAAAACAAGCGGCCCAAGCCCAGGAAGAACTCCGGGGAACGGATGAGGCCGACAACCCGGCAGACGCGGGCTAG
- a CDS encoding DUF4189 domain-containing protein: MKNARIVGTLLAMVLVLSSGAAWAGEYLAATVSNEDWMAYYGRSQVKSEAVEQAVRACGGTQFCRDEIEIMESGQCIALVDAKESVSIAWAPSPKQAIADAMQRCRDNNRTNCRFVSMECAR; the protein is encoded by the coding sequence ATGAAAAATGCACGAATTGTAGGAACGCTGTTGGCTATGGTCTTGGTGCTTTCTTCCGGGGCTGCCTGGGCTGGAGAATACCTTGCCGCCACCGTGTCCAATGAGGATTGGATGGCGTATTACGGCCGCAGCCAGGTCAAGAGCGAGGCCGTGGAACAGGCCGTGCGCGCTTGCGGCGGAACCCAGTTCTGCCGGGATGAGATTGAAATCATGGAGTCGGGCCAGTGCATTGCCCTGGTGGACGCCAAGGAATCGGTTTCCATTGCCTGGGCGCCCAGCCCAAAGCAGGCCATTGCCGACGCCATGCAGCGCTGCCGCGACAACAACCGGACAAATTGCCGGTTCGTGTCCATGGAATGCGCCAGGTAG
- a CDS encoding DUF4189 domain-containing protein, whose product MNFCRWIMASLSVMTLCFALSGTAVAGGYFAFTVSDSDWLPRYGEGATAAQAEQAAIQACGGNQTCVNEVESAATPTCFAIADSPERMGWAARVDYNEAIDTALAECRKNSSNCKIISVECRK is encoded by the coding sequence ATGAACTTTTGTCGTTGGATTATGGCGTCGCTGAGCGTTATGACGCTTTGCTTCGCGTTGTCCGGCACGGCTGTTGCGGGCGGATATTTCGCCTTTACGGTCTCGGACTCGGATTGGCTGCCGCGTTACGGTGAGGGGGCCACGGCTGCGCAGGCGGAACAGGCCGCTATTCAGGCTTGCGGCGGGAACCAGACCTGTGTGAACGAGGTGGAGAGCGCGGCCACGCCCACCTGCTTCGCCATTGCTGATTCCCCCGAGCGCATGGGCTGGGCCGCCCGAGTGGACTACAACGAGGCCATTGATACGGCCTTGGCTGAATGCCGTAAGAACAGCAGCAACTGCAAGATCATCAGTGTGGAGTGCCGGAAATGA
- a CDS encoding peptidylprolyl isomerase — protein MKKIIAALICLSLLVGAVTVHAADADGAEPVRVNIMTTEGNIVLELWPDKAPKTVENFLRYVESGHYEGTIFHRVISNFMIQAGGFDEQLHPRRAAFAPVVNEADNGLKNHTYTIAMARTSEPHSATAEFFINVQDNAPLDFRSKTPQGWGYCVFGKVYAGKNVVERIRTMPVKAQGRPPFAHVPVRPVVIKRVMVLP, from the coding sequence ATGAAAAAAATTATTGCCGCGCTTATTTGTCTGAGCCTGCTTGTTGGAGCGGTCACGGTGCACGCTGCGGACGCCGACGGTGCCGAGCCGGTCCGGGTGAACATCATGACCACGGAAGGCAACATCGTGTTGGAGCTTTGGCCGGACAAGGCACCCAAAACCGTGGAAAACTTTTTGCGCTATGTGGAGTCCGGTCATTACGAAGGGACCATTTTTCACCGGGTCATCAGTAATTTCATGATCCAGGCCGGAGGATTCGACGAGCAGCTGCACCCCCGTCGGGCCGCGTTTGCCCCGGTCGTGAACGAGGCGGACAACGGACTGAAAAACCATACCTACACCATTGCCATGGCCCGCACCAGCGAGCCGCATTCCGCCACTGCGGAATTTTTCATCAACGTGCAGGACAATGCGCCGTTGGATTTCCGTTCCAAAACGCCGCAAGGTTGGGGATATTGCGTATTCGGCAAGGTCTACGCAGGCAAGAACGTGGTGGAACGCATCCGCACCATGCCGGTCAAGGCGCAGGGACGCCCCCCGTTCGCCCATGTTCCCGTGCGGCCCGTGGTCATCAAGCGGGTCATGGTACTTCCCTAG
- a CDS encoding cobyrinate a,c-diamide synthase produces MTSEPNVTRYPRLVLAGLSGGSGKTIVSLGLARAWADAGLRVKPFKKGPDYIDAAWLGLAARQECTNLDPGLLDRASLLTLFQEKACASDLALVEGNRGLFDGKDVRGSCSTAELARILRAPVALVVDCTKMTRTIAAVVQGCAGFEPDVPLAGVILNRTAGQRHRTMLRRAVETYTDVAVLGTLPKLAENPIPERHMGLWSGEELSDGGNQSLQALGKTMAENLDLERLLEEARCAPALDEQRAEIWPRAEAGPQPTIGYVRDAAFWFYYPENLEALERAGARLVKLSLLDNEPWPELHGLYLGGGFPETLAEQLAGNRSRRDQVRELALSGLPIYAECGGFMYLCQQLEFDGKDWPMAGVFPLRTGFCQRPQGLGYTEAEVLRDTPFYRAGEIVHGHEFHYSRCVVPGQDGIPEMTMRMRRGKGMLDQKDGAFFAATQAGYNHIFALATPQWAPNFVRAARARLLQTSGDC; encoded by the coding sequence TTGACTTCCGAACCCAACGTTACGCGGTACCCCCGACTGGTGCTGGCCGGGCTTTCCGGCGGAAGCGGCAAGACCATCGTCAGCCTCGGGCTTGCCCGTGCCTGGGCCGATGCGGGCTTGCGCGTCAAGCCGTTTAAAAAAGGCCCGGATTATATCGACGCTGCCTGGCTCGGGCTTGCCGCCCGGCAGGAGTGCACCAATCTCGATCCAGGACTCTTGGACCGTGCCTCCCTGCTGACGCTTTTTCAGGAAAAGGCCTGTGCTTCGGATTTGGCCCTGGTGGAAGGAAACCGGGGGCTGTTCGACGGCAAGGATGTGCGCGGCTCCTGTTCCACGGCGGAGCTGGCCCGCATTCTGCGCGCGCCGGTGGCTCTGGTGGTGGACTGTACCAAGATGACCCGCACCATTGCGGCTGTTGTGCAGGGCTGTGCCGGGTTTGAGCCGGATGTTCCTCTGGCCGGGGTGATTTTGAACCGCACGGCGGGCCAACGACACCGCACCATGCTGCGCCGGGCCGTGGAGACCTATACGGACGTCGCGGTTCTGGGAACCCTGCCGAAGCTGGCGGAAAATCCCATTCCCGAACGGCACATGGGGCTTTGGTCCGGCGAGGAGCTTTCCGACGGCGGCAATCAGTCCCTGCAGGCGCTGGGAAAGACCATGGCCGAGAATCTCGACCTGGAGCGCCTGCTCGAAGAAGCGCGCTGCGCTCCGGCGCTGGATGAGCAGCGGGCCGAAATCTGGCCCCGTGCCGAGGCCGGACCGCAACCCACCATCGGCTATGTGCGGGATGCGGCCTTCTGGTTCTACTACCCCGAAAATCTGGAAGCCCTGGAGCGTGCCGGAGCCAGGCTTGTGAAACTCAGCCTGCTGGACAACGAACCCTGGCCCGAGCTTCACGGTCTGTATCTCGGGGGCGGATTCCCTGAAACGCTGGCCGAGCAGTTGGCAGGCAACCGATCCCGGAGGGACCAGGTTCGGGAGCTGGCCTTGTCCGGCCTGCCCATTTATGCGGAATGCGGCGGGTTTATGTACCTATGCCAGCAGCTGGAATTTGACGGAAAGGATTGGCCCATGGCCGGAGTGTTTCCGCTACGTACGGGATTTTGTCAGCGGCCTCAGGGCTTGGGCTATACCGAGGCCGAGGTGCTTCGGGACACACCGTTTTATCGCGCCGGGGAAATCGTGCATGGCCATGAATTCCATTACTCCCGATGCGTGGTGCCTGGTCAGGACGGAATACCGGAAATGACCATGCGCATGCGCCGGGGCAAAGGCATGCTTGACCAAAAGGATGGAGCGTTTTTTGCCGCCACCCAGGCGGGGTACAATCATATTTTCGCTTTGGCCACTCCCCAATGGGCGCCGAACTTTGTACGGGCCGCCCGCGCCCGGCTTCTTCAAACTTCAGGAGATTGTTGA
- a CDS encoding dissimilatory sulfite reductase D family protein, translating to MEAAKKEIVDFCHSKSKSKSKFYFNDFTKLFPDAKAREVKKILTALVNEGVMIFWSSGSTTMYGLAGEGKQTAGEGEG from the coding sequence ATGGAAGCCGCGAAAAAAGAAATCGTGGACTTTTGCCACTCCAAGAGCAAGAGCAAGTCGAAATTCTACTTCAATGACTTCACCAAGCTTTTCCCGGATGCCAAGGCCCGTGAAGTCAAGAAAATTCTCACTGCTCTCGTGAACGAAGGCGTGATGATTTTCTGGTCCTCCGGCAGCACCACCATGTATGGTCTGGCCGGTGAGGGCAAGCAGACCGCCGGTGAGGGCGAAGGCTAG
- the dsrB gene encoding dissimilatory-type sulfite reductase subunit beta, with the protein MAFISSGYNPEKPMENRITDIGPREYKEFLPPIIEKNFGKWVYHEIVEPGMLMHKAESGDEVYTVRCGGARLMSVTHIREICDIADKFCDGHLRFTTRNNIEFMVDSLEKAQELKKYLNDQKFSGGSHKYPVGGTGAGVTNIVHTQGWVHCHTPATDASGTVKATMDTVFDEFQNMRLPAPVRISMACCLNMCGAVHCSDIAILGIHRKPPMVDHKVLDNICEVPLAVAACPTGAIRPTKVEIDGKSYKTVAVKEERCMFCGNCYTMCPAMPLSDKEGDGVALMVGGKISNRITKPAFSKVVVPFIPNEPPRWPTMTKVIKQILDAYAEDARKYERLGDWANRIGWERFFEKCGLEFTEHLIDDFRDPAYYTWRQTTQFKF; encoded by the coding sequence ATGGCTTTTATCTCTTCTGGATACAATCCCGAAAAGCCGATGGAAAACCGCATCACGGACATCGGCCCTCGTGAATACAAAGAGTTCCTGCCGCCGATCATCGAAAAGAACTTCGGCAAATGGGTCTACCACGAAATCGTCGAGCCCGGCATGCTTATGCACAAAGCCGAGTCCGGTGACGAAGTCTACACCGTGCGTTGCGGTGGCGCCCGCCTCATGTCCGTCACGCACATCCGCGAGATCTGCGATATCGCCGACAAGTTCTGCGACGGCCACCTGCGCTTCACCACTCGTAACAACATCGAGTTCATGGTGGACAGCCTGGAGAAGGCTCAGGAGCTGAAGAAGTACCTGAACGACCAAAAGTTCTCCGGCGGCTCTCATAAGTACCCCGTGGGCGGCACCGGTGCTGGCGTGACCAACATCGTGCACACCCAGGGCTGGGTCCACTGCCACACCCCGGCTACCGATGCTTCCGGTACCGTGAAGGCGACCATGGACACGGTCTTTGATGAGTTCCAGAACATGCGTCTGCCCGCCCCGGTGCGCATCTCCATGGCTTGCTGCCTGAACATGTGCGGCGCGGTGCACTGCTCCGACATCGCCATCCTGGGCATCCACCGCAAGCCGCCGATGGTCGACCACAAAGTGCTCGACAACATCTGCGAAGTGCCCCTGGCCGTTGCCGCTTGCCCCACCGGCGCCATCCGGCCGACCAAGGTCGAGATCGACGGCAAGTCCTACAAGACTGTCGCGGTCAAGGAAGAGCGCTGCATGTTCTGCGGTAACTGCTACACCATGTGTCCGGCCATGCCGCTTTCCGACAAGGAAGGCGACGGTGTGGCGCTGATGGTTGGCGGTAAGATCTCCAACCGTATCACCAAGCCTGCGTTCTCCAAGGTCGTGGTTCCGTTCATCCCGAACGAGCCGCCGCGTTGGCCTACGATGACCAAGGTCATCAAGCAGATCCTTGACGCCTACGCCGAAGACGCCCGCAAGTACGAGCGTCTGGGTGACTGGGCCAACCGTATCGGTTGGGAGCGCTTCTTCGAGAAGTGCGGTCTGGAGTTCACCGAACACCTGATCGACGACTTCCGCGATCCCGCCTACTACACCTGGCGCCAGACCACGCAGTTCAAGTTCTAA
- the dsrA gene encoding dissimilatory-type sulfite reductase subunit alpha, translating into MAKHKTPLLDQLESGPWPSFVSDIKQECENRAKNEKGVEFQIPADCPEDLLGVLELSYVDGETHWKHGGIVGVFGYGGGVIGRYCDQPEMFPGVAHFHTIRVNQPSGKYYTTEFLRQLCDLWEFRGSGLTNMHGATGDIVFIGTTTPQLEEIFYELTHNLNTDLGGSGSNLRTPATCLGMSRCEYACYDTQALCFNLTNEYQDELHRPAFPYKFKFKFDGCPNGCVASIARSDFSVIGTWRDEIRIDQEAVAGYVGGELAPNAGAHAGRDWGKFDIQKEVIDLCPSECMSYEDGKLSIDNKECVRCMHCINTMPRALRIGNDRGASIFVGAKAPILDGAQMGSLLVPFVKVDAGNDYQEIKDIVEGIWDLWMEEGKNRERLGETMKRMGFQKIIESAGVPVDVRQVQEPRTNPYIFWKAEDVEGGWDRDIAEYRKRHQQ; encoded by the coding sequence ATGGCGAAACACAAAACCCCCCTGTTGGACCAGCTGGAAAGCGGGCCGTGGCCCAGCTTTGTGTCCGACATTAAGCAGGAATGTGAAAACCGAGCCAAGAATGAAAAGGGAGTCGAATTTCAGATTCCCGCCGACTGCCCGGAAGACCTGCTGGGCGTGCTCGAGCTCTCCTATGTTGATGGTGAAACTCACTGGAAACACGGCGGCATCGTCGGCGTGTTCGGTTACGGCGGCGGCGTTATCGGCCGTTACTGCGACCAGCCCGAAATGTTCCCCGGCGTGGCCCACTTCCACACCATCCGTGTGAACCAGCCCTCCGGTAAGTACTACACCACCGAGTTCCTCCGCCAGCTGTGCGACCTGTGGGAGTTCCGCGGTTCCGGTCTGACCAACATGCACGGCGCCACCGGCGACATCGTGTTCATCGGCACCACCACCCCGCAGCTTGAGGAAATCTTCTACGAGCTGACCCACAACCTGAACACCGACCTGGGCGGATCCGGCTCCAACCTGCGTACCCCGGCCACCTGCCTGGGTATGTCCCGCTGTGAGTACGCCTGCTACGACACCCAGGCTCTGTGCTTCAACCTGACCAACGAGTACCAGGACGAGCTGCACCGCCCGGCCTTCCCGTACAAGTTCAAGTTCAAGTTCGACGGTTGCCCCAACGGTTGCGTGGCCTCCATCGCCCGTTCTGACTTCTCCGTGATCGGAACCTGGCGCGACGAGATCCGCATCGACCAGGAAGCCGTGGCCGGTTACGTCGGCGGCGAGCTGGCTCCCAACGCCGGTGCCCACGCCGGTCGCGACTGGGGCAAGTTCGACATCCAGAAAGAAGTCATCGACCTGTGTCCCTCCGAGTGCATGAGCTACGAGGACGGCAAGCTGTCCATCGACAACAAGGAATGCGTCCGCTGCATGCACTGCATCAACACCATGCCGCGTGCCCTGCGCATCGGTAACGACCGCGGCGCCTCCATCTTCGTCGGCGCCAAGGCTCCGATCCTCGATGGCGCGCAGATGGGTTCCCTGCTGGTGCCCTTCGTCAAGGTCGACGCTGGTAACGACTACCAGGAGATCAAGGACATCGTCGAAGGCATCTGGGACCTGTGGATGGAAGAAGGCAAGAACCGTGAGCGTCTCGGCGAGACCATGAAGCGTATGGGCTTCCAGAAGATCATCGAGTCCGCCGGCGTGCCCGTCGACGTCCGCCAGGTTCAGGAGCCGCGCACCAACCCCTACATCTTCTGGAAGGCCGAAGATGTCGAGGGCGGTTGGGACCGCGATATCGCCGAGTACAGAAAACGTCACCAGCAGTAA
- a CDS encoding YkgJ family cysteine cluster protein, which produces MTDSKNNTECRRCGICCSKGGPALHDQDASLVGGVLPMEQLLTLRVGEMVMDQPLGKVVPLVEEIIKIRSAPGSTACMLYDDAAKTCAVYENRPAECRELLCENDERLKAMYDKDRLCRRDLLPEGHPLLEIVEDHDRRCSPRKLTSLARRVVSGEEQALEELGEILAYDANLRELVPEKSGLPAEAMDFLLGRSLDLVLAGIGLEVHHEQGRTVLRKSPVRL; this is translated from the coding sequence ATGACCGATTCCAAAAATAATACCGAATGTCGTCGTTGCGGCATCTGCTGTAGCAAGGGCGGCCCCGCCCTGCACGACCAGGACGCCTCCCTGGTGGGCGGCGTGCTGCCCATGGAACAGCTCCTGACCCTGCGCGTGGGCGAAATGGTCATGGACCAGCCCCTGGGAAAAGTGGTTCCGCTGGTGGAGGAAATCATTAAAATCCGCTCGGCCCCAGGGTCCACGGCCTGCATGCTTTATGACGACGCGGCCAAAACCTGCGCCGTGTATGAAAACCGCCCCGCGGAATGCCGGGAGCTGCTCTGCGAAAACGACGAACGGCTCAAAGCTATGTATGATAAGGATCGGCTCTGCCGTCGAGATCTGCTCCCGGAGGGCCACCCCCTGCTGGAAATCGTGGAGGATCACGACCGCCGCTGCTCTCCCCGCAAGCTCACCTCCCTGGCCCGACGCGTTGTGAGCGGAGAGGAACAGGCGCTGGAGGAGCTGGGCGAAATCCTGGCCTATGACGCCAATCTGCGTGAACTGGTGCCGGAAAAATCCGGACTGCCCGCCGAAGCCATGGACTTTCTCCTGGGCCGGTCCCTGGACCTGGTTCTGGCAGGCATCGGCCTGGAAGTGCACCACGAGCAGGGGCGCACCGTGCTGCGCAAAAGCCCCGTGCGCCTTTGA
- a CDS encoding phage regulatory CII family protein yields MHKHIAQRMRIIPGHDSCIDSSIRLPAWATTEGVIVMHAYELTRIVQQSILEGGKPAKVVSAEIGKPYSTMLREANPYDTTAKVGVETLMEIMKATGNLAPLRFMAARFGYELVRKTDTVSDDLFSTPGNGRPVNA; encoded by the coding sequence ATGCACAAGCACATCGCGCAACGCATGAGAATCATCCCAGGGCATGATTCTTGTATAGATTCCAGCATCCGACTCCCGGCCTGGGCAACAACGGAAGGAGTGATCGTCATGCACGCGTATGAATTGACCCGTATCGTCCAACAAAGCATTCTTGAGGGTGGAAAGCCCGCCAAAGTCGTTTCTGCGGAAATCGGGAAGCCCTACTCCACCATGCTTCGCGAAGCCAACCCGTACGACACCACGGCCAAGGTGGGCGTGGAAACCCTCATGGAAATCATGAAAGCCACCGGCAACCTGGCGCCGTTGCGTTTCATGGCGGCGCGATTCGGGTACGAACTGGTGCGAAAGACCGACACTGTTTCGGATGACCTGTTTTCCACTCCGGGAAACGGCCGTCCGGTCAATGCCTGA
- a CDS encoding nuclear transport factor 2 family protein, with amino-acid sequence MLRKATHLAAVLFLFSVLLTGCGGTGPEEAAQGALEATISGDFKSATDFFCKSMLEDMPPQELIDEIAKELQQYDFDFSGLKYEVLEQSDDAAKVHVTGSISATGPDDEKNDEMDETISLVKEDGKWKVCE; translated from the coding sequence ATGCTGCGCAAGGCCACGCATCTGGCTGCGGTCCTGTTTCTTTTCAGTGTTCTCTTGACGGGCTGCGGCGGAACCGGCCCGGAAGAAGCGGCTCAGGGAGCCTTGGAAGCCACCATCAGCGGCGACTTCAAAAGCGCCACCGACTTTTTCTGCAAAAGCATGCTGGAAGACATGCCGCCCCAGGAGCTGATCGACGAGATCGCCAAAGAATTGCAACAGTATGATTTTGACTTTTCCGGCTTGAAGTACGAAGTGCTGGAGCAGAGCGACGACGCTGCCAAAGTGCATGTGACCGGCAGCATCAGTGCCACAGGTCCGGACGACGAAAAGAACGATGAAATGGATGAAACCATCTCCCTGGTCAAGGAAGACGGCAAGTGGAAGGTCTGCGAATAG
- a CDS encoding bile acid:sodium symporter family protein, whose translation MLNSLSGRIERAFMPIALAFSAAALLHPPLFIWLKPHIAPALGLIMFGMGLTLNVSDFAAVLPRWPLLIAGATLQYVVMPLLALMASTLFGLDIEAALGLVLVGACPGGTASNVICYLAGGNVALSVTMTMVSTALAPLLTPAIVYALYDKQIAIDFWAMAASVFWIVVFPLVDGLILRRLLRRRVEGLVRVFPSISILTISAVIACVVGLNQHTILGLPLLVLGAVFLHSAAGFGVGYAAGKVLSSDRRDAVTLSIEVGMQNSGLGVALANSFFSARAALPGALFSLVQNLLGVSMARVWKQRIRSGKVTGAFR comes from the coding sequence GTGTTGAACTCCCTTTCCGGGCGCATCGAACGCGCTTTTATGCCCATCGCCCTGGCCTTCAGTGCTGCCGCGCTGCTGCATCCGCCATTGTTCATCTGGCTTAAGCCGCACATCGCTCCGGCTCTGGGGCTGATCATGTTCGGCATGGGGCTGACCCTGAACGTTTCCGACTTTGCCGCGGTGTTGCCGCGCTGGCCGTTGTTGATTGCGGGGGCCACATTGCAATATGTGGTCATGCCGTTGCTGGCGCTTATGGCCAGTACGCTGTTTGGTCTGGACATTGAAGCCGCCCTGGGTCTGGTCTTGGTGGGCGCGTGTCCGGGCGGCACCGCCTCCAACGTGATCTGTTATCTGGCCGGTGGCAATGTGGCGCTGTCCGTTACCATGACCATGGTGTCCACGGCCCTGGCGCCTCTGCTGACTCCCGCCATTGTCTACGCGCTCTACGATAAGCAGATCGCCATTGATTTCTGGGCCATGGCCGCGTCTGTTTTTTGGATCGTGGTCTTTCCCCTGGTGGACGGTCTGATTTTGCGCCGGTTGCTCCGCCGCCGTGTGGAAGGATTGGTGCGTGTGTTTCCGTCCATCTCCATTCTGACCATTTCCGCGGTCATTGCCTGTGTGGTGGGGCTGAATCAACATACGATCCTGGGACTTCCACTGCTGGTGCTGGGCGCGGTTTTTCTGCACAGCGCCGCGGGGTTCGGCGTGGGCTATGCCGCGGGTAAAGTGCTTTCCTCGGACCGGCGCGATGCCGTGACCCTTTCCATCGAGGTGGGCATGCAGAATTCCGGATTGGGCGTGGCCTTGGCCAACAGCTTTTTTTCGGCACGGGCCGCGTTGCCCGGGGCGTTGTTCAGCCTGGTGCAGAACCTGCTCGGCGTGAGCATGGCCCGCGTCTGGAAGCAGCGTATCCGCTCGGGAAAGGTGACGGGCGCGTTCAGATAG